In Bacillus sp. Cs-700, one genomic interval encodes:
- a CDS encoding acyl-CoA dehydrogenase family protein, whose product MTQTRSSRSGADFLYQHSGAEDIFTPEDFTDEHKMIAKTAHQFVTKEVEAHRETIENQDFDQVVTLLKKAGELGLLGHSIPEKYGGLGLDKISKGIVGEVVGRTSGYGVAQSNHTCIATLPITHFGTNEQKEKYLPKLATGEYLGAYCLTEPNAGSDALASQTTAVLNSEGTHYILNGTKLYITNAVFSDTFIVYAKIDGKHFSAFIVEKDFPGLSLGPEEKKMGIKGSSTRSVILEDCQVPIDHLLGEVGKGHVIALNVLNLGRFNLGSACTGGAKHALNLALQHTNERKQFGQTIASFTATQEKVAVMMARIYASESLQYRTASLLEEAMKDLYDEEDHRIVGKQMMEYAVECAICKVFGSETLDQVVDESLQLHGGAGFIQEYPIEQMYRDSRINRIFEGTNEVNRLLIPGNLLKKALKGEVALEELVEKAKRELSSKEKDSLTEEDAIRSIRNVFLLCVGVAFEKHGEDLMNHQESVIKLANIAIMLYAAESSVLRAVKHAQRDHHIKKALTRTFLEEALLQVEASARKLIMSLLPTREISEVINLIIRELSSYDFGNSLERNRMIAMHSYGKLKYEV is encoded by the coding sequence ATGACACAAACCAGATCTAGTCGATCGGGAGCCGATTTCTTGTATCAGCATTCTGGTGCTGAAGATATTTTTACACCAGAAGATTTTACGGATGAGCATAAGATGATCGCAAAAACGGCTCATCAGTTTGTTACAAAGGAAGTTGAAGCTCATAGAGAAACAATTGAAAATCAAGATTTTGATCAGGTTGTCACTTTATTAAAAAAAGCAGGAGAACTTGGATTGCTTGGTCACAGTATTCCAGAAAAGTACGGTGGTCTTGGGCTAGATAAGATATCAAAAGGGATTGTAGGAGAAGTTGTTGGGAGGACGAGTGGGTACGGCGTTGCCCAATCCAATCATACGTGTATCGCAACGCTTCCAATCACGCACTTTGGAACAAATGAACAAAAGGAAAAATACCTACCTAAACTTGCTACGGGTGAATATTTGGGCGCCTATTGTTTAACGGAGCCGAATGCAGGATCTGATGCGCTAGCATCTCAAACAACGGCTGTATTAAATAGCGAAGGGACTCATTATATTTTAAACGGAACGAAGTTGTATATAACGAATGCGGTATTTTCTGATACGTTCATCGTTTATGCCAAAATTGATGGAAAGCATTTTTCAGCGTTTATTGTAGAAAAGGACTTTCCAGGGCTATCTCTAGGACCGGAAGAAAAAAAGATGGGAATCAAAGGATCTTCCACACGGTCGGTCATTTTAGAAGATTGCCAGGTTCCAATTGATCATCTTCTAGGTGAAGTAGGAAAAGGACACGTTATTGCACTTAATGTTCTGAATCTGGGACGATTCAACCTGGGCTCAGCTTGTACTGGAGGAGCAAAGCACGCGCTAAACTTAGCGTTACAACACACAAATGAACGCAAACAATTCGGCCAAACCATTGCAAGTTTTACGGCTACTCAAGAAAAGGTAGCAGTGATGATGGCTCGAATCTACGCTTCAGAATCGCTCCAATATCGCACAGCATCCCTTCTAGAAGAGGCGATGAAAGATTTGTACGATGAAGAGGACCATCGAATCGTAGGGAAACAAATGATGGAATATGCAGTCGAATGTGCGATTTGTAAAGTTTTTGGATCTGAAACACTGGATCAAGTTGTTGATGAATCACTTCAATTACATGGTGGTGCAGGTTTTATTCAAGAATATCCAATTGAACAAATGTACCGTGATTCGCGCATTAACCGTATATTTGAAGGAACAAATGAAGTGAATCGCTTATTGATTCCAGGTAATTTACTCAAAAAAGCGTTGAAAGGCGAGGTAGCTTTAGAAGAGCTTGTTGAAAAAGCGAAAAGAGAGTTATCTTCAAAAGAAAAAGATTCATTAACAGAAGAAGATGCGATAAGGAGCATACGAAACGTGTTTTTATTGTGTGTAGGAGTTGCGTTTGAAAAGCATGGTGAGGATCTAATGAATCACCAGGAATCAGTGATAAAACTTGCTAATATCGCCATCATGCTATACGCAGCTGAATCTTCCGTATTACGTGCCGTAAAACATGCACAGAGAGATCACCATATTAAAAAAGCATTAACGAGAACATTCCTTGAAGAAGCGCTCTTACAAGTGGAAGCGTCAGCTCGTAAATTGATTATGAGTTTGCTACCTACTCGTGAAATAAGCGAGGTTATCAATCTTATTATTCGAGAACTTTCAAGTTATGATTTTGGAAATTCACTGGAACGAAATCGAATGATCGCAATGCATAGCTATGGAAAATTAAAGTACGAAGTTTAG
- a CDS encoding 2-phosphosulfolactate phosphatase produces MGKIHVVLKKEDIDQAKISEDKIAVVLDILLATSTITAALEFGAEQVIPVLNQHEAMQVAKTLPEGSYLLSGEYEGRTIEGFLDPNPLQLKKSVKGKTLILSTTNGTVAIKRTSEAKQVYVASLLNGQAVAKKLNDHHVDETIVIVCSGSSGEFALEDFYGAGYLIDQMLSSEPNWELTDSSRAALSFYSGSVNDGEEVLLSSRVGQMIKKYGFQDEVSFVASEGIFSIVPFVKGQKTVVREEVHHDTNQI; encoded by the coding sequence ATGGGGAAAATACATGTAGTTTTGAAAAAGGAAGATATTGATCAGGCAAAAATAAGTGAAGATAAAATTGCCGTTGTTCTTGATATTCTGCTAGCAACGTCAACGATTACGGCTGCCCTTGAGTTTGGTGCAGAACAGGTTATCCCTGTCCTCAATCAACATGAGGCTATGCAAGTAGCGAAAACGTTACCAGAAGGATCTTATTTGCTTTCAGGAGAATATGAAGGTCGGACGATAGAAGGGTTCCTTGACCCCAATCCATTGCAATTAAAAAAATCGGTCAAAGGAAAAACTCTCATTCTATCAACAACGAATGGAACCGTAGCGATTAAGCGAACAAGTGAAGCCAAACAAGTGTATGTTGCTTCTTTACTTAATGGCCAGGCAGTTGCAAAAAAGCTCAATGATCATCACGTTGACGAAACGATCGTAATTGTTTGTTCAGGCTCTTCTGGTGAGTTCGCGCTGGAGGATTTCTATGGGGCTGGATATCTCATTGATCAAATGCTTTCATCCGAACCGAATTGGGAGTTGACAGATTCGTCACGCGCTGCTCTTTCTTTTTATTCAGGTAGCGTCAATGATGGAGAGGAAGTTTTGCTTTCATCACGTGTCGGTCAAATGATTAAAAAGTATGGTTTTCAGGATGAAGTAAGTTTCGTTGCTTCAGAAGGGATTTTTTCGATTGTTCCTTTCGTTAAAGGTCAAAAAACAGTCGTTCGAGAGGAGGTTCACCATGACACAAACCAGATCTAG
- a CDS encoding phosphotransferase family protein codes for MAYSHDTIPVRDGEELDKKKLEQFIKKNIDDLSDDPLLVEQFGTGHSNLTYQLSIGDWEAVLRRPPLGPVAPKAHDMQREFTILKELNPIFPLAPKPYLYNETLLDAPFFLMERRRGIVLDTSFPEGVQPTEELCRSISETMVDTLVDLHSIDYKKTNLADVTHPDGFMERQVHGWIKRYNRSKTDDLPGIDELTNWMASNIPKSQSPTVIHYDYKLNNAMFAHDYSEIVGLFDWEMTTVGDPLADLGAAMGYWLQQDDPDILKAGMGKAPVTVMPGFITRDEFIQSYAKKSGRDVSQMNFYLTFAYFKLAVICQQIYYRWKRGQTTDERFRHLNQFVASLIAHARDNARVKR; via the coding sequence ATGGCTTATTCACACGATACGATCCCTGTCCGAGACGGAGAGGAGCTCGATAAAAAGAAACTTGAGCAATTTATCAAGAAAAACATTGATGATCTGAGTGATGATCCTTTACTCGTTGAACAGTTCGGTACTGGGCACTCCAATTTAACTTATCAGCTATCAATTGGCGATTGGGAAGCGGTGCTACGTAGACCACCACTTGGACCAGTGGCACCGAAAGCTCATGACATGCAGCGAGAGTTTACAATATTAAAAGAATTAAATCCTATTTTTCCACTAGCACCAAAACCGTATCTCTACAATGAAACTTTGCTAGATGCTCCATTCTTTCTTATGGAGAGAAGAAGAGGCATTGTTCTTGATACATCATTTCCTGAAGGCGTTCAACCGACTGAGGAATTGTGTCGAAGCATTTCCGAAACGATGGTAGATACGTTAGTTGACCTGCACAGCATTGATTACAAAAAGACGAATTTAGCGGATGTTACTCATCCAGATGGGTTTATGGAACGGCAAGTACACGGCTGGATTAAACGATACAATCGATCAAAAACAGACGATCTTCCAGGTATTGACGAACTTACAAATTGGATGGCGTCAAATATACCTAAATCTCAAAGTCCTACCGTTATTCATTATGATTACAAATTAAACAATGCGATGTTCGCTCATGACTACAGTGAAATTGTTGGATTATTTGATTGGGAAATGACGACGGTAGGAGACCCGCTTGCAGACTTAGGGGCAGCGATGGGCTACTGGTTACAACAAGATGACCCAGATATTTTAAAAGCTGGCATGGGGAAAGCCCCTGTTACAGTTATGCCAGGTTTTATTACGAGGGATGAATTTATCCAGTCTTACGCAAAGAAATCAGGTCGTGACGTATCCCAAATGAATTTTTATTTAACGTTTGCCTATTTTAAACTAGCGGTCATTTGTCAGCAAATCTATTATCGATGGAAAAGGGGCCAAACAACAGACGAGCGTTTCCGACATCTTAATCAGTTTGTCGCTAGCTTAATTGCACATGCGCGTGACAATGCCAGAGTAAAGCGTTAG
- a CDS encoding thioesterase family protein encodes MTVHTSVRVRFCETDALGHVNNTSYFIYLEEARVQFFDYLGKRSGTDDWPFILVSTKCDFLKQAYFKQSLHVETTVKRIGTKSFTLMHHIKDTASDSVVAEGEATVVYFDFKKQASEVIPEDLRLKLEESYQLL; translated from the coding sequence ATGACTGTGCATACAAGTGTAAGAGTACGATTTTGTGAGACGGATGCGCTCGGACATGTGAATAATACAAGTTATTTTATTTACTTAGAAGAAGCGCGAGTCCAGTTTTTTGATTACCTTGGTAAACGATCTGGAACAGACGATTGGCCGTTTATTCTCGTTTCTACAAAATGCGATTTTTTGAAACAAGCCTATTTTAAACAGTCTTTACATGTTGAAACGACTGTGAAACGTATTGGAACAAAGAGTTTTACCCTTATGCATCATATTAAAGATACGGCAAGTGATTCCGTTGTAGCAGAGGGAGAAGCAACAGTCGTTTATTTTGATTTCAAAAAACAAGCGAGTGAAGTAATACCAGAAGATTTACGATTAAAACTTGAGGAATCTTATCAGCTCCTCTAA
- a CDS encoding enoyl-CoA hydratase: protein MKMVTYEIHEKTAIVTINNPPLNVMSKQVSTELFEVFTELEANQDAVAVILTGAGNKAFMAGADIKEFPDWIGQSGFKNIVMETHQVLNYLDHFPKPTIAVLNGLTFGGGCELAMTCDMRIAEEHAQLGLPEIKLGLFPGGGGTQRLPRLIGEAKAKEMMFTGEPISAEEADRYGLVNYVVPSGQGMTYAQGLASKITGQSLQALSRIKKAVNNGAHLPIESAVELEAELFEEVFQTEDIKEGVQAFMEKRKPAFTHR, encoded by the coding sequence ATGAAAATGGTGACGTATGAAATTCATGAAAAGACGGCTATCGTTACGATTAATAATCCCCCTTTAAATGTGATGAGCAAACAAGTATCTACTGAACTTTTTGAGGTTTTTACAGAGTTAGAAGCGAATCAAGATGCTGTAGCAGTTATTTTAACGGGTGCTGGAAACAAAGCCTTTATGGCTGGTGCAGATATTAAAGAGTTTCCAGATTGGATCGGACAGTCTGGTTTTAAAAATATCGTAATGGAAACTCACCAAGTACTGAATTATTTAGATCATTTCCCAAAACCAACAATTGCTGTGCTTAATGGCTTAACATTTGGTGGCGGATGTGAACTTGCTATGACGTGCGATATGCGAATTGCTGAAGAACATGCTCAGCTTGGACTCCCTGAAATAAAGCTAGGCCTATTCCCAGGCGGTGGAGGAACGCAGCGTCTTCCTAGATTAATTGGAGAAGCGAAAGCAAAGGAAATGATGTTCACAGGTGAACCGATTTCAGCTGAAGAGGCAGATCGGTACGGTCTTGTCAATTACGTGGTACCATCCGGACAGGGCATGACATATGCTCAAGGACTCGCTTCAAAAATAACTGGTCAATCGCTGCAAGCTTTATCACGAATCAAAAAGGCAGTAAACAATGGTGCACACCTTCCAATTGAATCTGCAGTTGAACTTGAAGCAGAATTATTTGAAGAAGTTTTTCAAACAGAAGATATTAAAGAAGGCGTTCAAGCATTTATGGAAAAAAGAAAGCCTGCCTTTACTCACAGATAA
- a CDS encoding 3-hydroxyacyl-CoA dehydrogenase family protein, which yields MKIEEIKKITVLGAGSMGHQIGMLCALGGYETMIQDINEAALKDAGEKLEGIMSKWVKKGKITEDQKTAAFGRLQFSTNLEEAALRADFIIEAIVEKLDVKREVFEKLDQLADPNTILATNSSTIVNSLIASATNRKDKVVNMHFFFPPLVMDCVEVVMSEATSEETAQLTMAVCERINRTGVLLKKEISGFVANRILGALQKEAMYLYEEGIADFQDIDLICRKALNHPIGPFELMDLSGIDVGYYVMQQRYNETGNPEDKPSKAIEDKVKAGKLGRKTGKGWYDYSKEGVKN from the coding sequence ATGAAAATAGAAGAAATCAAAAAGATAACAGTACTCGGAGCAGGTTCTATGGGGCATCAAATAGGTATGCTTTGTGCGCTTGGTGGGTATGAAACCATGATTCAGGATATTAACGAAGCTGCTCTAAAAGATGCAGGTGAGAAGCTCGAAGGAATAATGTCAAAGTGGGTTAAGAAAGGTAAAATTACCGAGGATCAAAAGACAGCGGCATTTGGAAGGCTTCAATTTTCAACAAATCTTGAAGAAGCAGCGTTAAGAGCTGACTTCATTATTGAAGCTATTGTTGAGAAGTTAGATGTGAAGCGTGAAGTGTTCGAAAAGCTCGATCAGTTAGCCGATCCAAATACAATTCTAGCGACGAATAGTTCTACAATTGTGAACTCATTAATTGCATCCGCAACGAATCGTAAAGATAAAGTCGTGAACATGCACTTCTTCTTCCCACCACTGGTTATGGACTGTGTGGAGGTGGTCATGAGTGAAGCAACTTCTGAAGAAACGGCCCAGCTTACGATGGCGGTTTGCGAGCGCATTAATCGAACAGGGGTATTATTAAAAAAAGAAATTTCAGGATTCGTTGCGAATCGAATTTTAGGTGCGTTGCAAAAAGAGGCGATGTATCTGTACGAAGAAGGAATTGCAGATTTCCAAGATATCGACTTGATTTGTCGCAAAGCTCTAAATCACCCGATTGGGCCATTCGAATTAATGGATCTATCTGGAATAGATGTTGGGTATTACGTGATGCAGCAACGTTATAACGAAACTGGAAATCCAGAAGACAAACCCTCGAAAGCCATTGAGGATAAAGTAAAAGCTGGAAAACTTGGAAGAAAAACAGGAAAAGGCTGGTATGACTATTCAAAAGAAGGAGTGAAAAATTAA
- a CDS encoding TetR/AcrR family transcriptional regulator, translated as MKHKLTVKSIELFEKNGFSETSIQDIVDAIGVTKGTFYYYFKSKEALLMDIHSSYIDGMIKQQKDILEDVSKSCKEKLYDMVYMLIHNVELEGHSARVFFREMKNLKEENLAEILPKRDQIRYYFQDLLKQGVKNGEFRKDLNIDIVTFAILGITNWTYQWYKPNGPVSDKEVASIFVDMVLNGIEESR; from the coding sequence ATGAAACACAAACTAACTGTTAAAAGTATTGAGTTATTTGAAAAAAATGGATTTAGTGAAACGTCGATTCAAGATATTGTGGACGCAATCGGTGTAACAAAAGGAACGTTCTACTATTATTTTAAGAGTAAAGAAGCATTGTTAATGGACATCCATTCTTCTTATATCGATGGCATGATTAAGCAACAGAAAGATATTTTAGAAGATGTGTCTAAAAGTTGTAAAGAAAAACTCTATGATATGGTTTATATGCTCATCCATAACGTTGAATTAGAAGGGCATAGTGCGCGAGTTTTCTTTCGAGAAATGAAGAATTTAAAAGAAGAAAATCTCGCTGAAATCCTTCCGAAGCGTGATCAAATCCGCTATTACTTTCAGGATTTGCTAAAACAAGGTGTTAAAAATGGAGAGTTTAGAAAAGATCTCAATATCGATATCGTAACGTTTGCGATTCTAGGCATTACAAATTGGACGTATCAGTGGTATAAGCCAAACGGTCCAGTGTCAGATAAAGAAGTAGCAAGTATTTTTGTTGATATGGTTTTAAATGGGATTGAGGAAAGCAGATAA
- a CDS encoding long-chain fatty acid--CoA ligase, whose protein sequence is MNEKSWTKHYPDSISSTIDIPNVSLQDMLTKTVKDYPDQVALSFYHKKITYRELGHLSSLFGSALQHTCEMQPKDRVALMLPNCPQFAISYYGVLKAGGTITQINPMLVERELQYILADSGAETMVIYDALYPRLKAIQNETNVKNVIVVSLQPTEANFAPDFIFDQFIQSAQEQLEEVSVDPKEDVAVLQYTGGTTGRSKGAMLTHRNLIANVEQCLEFFKDEFTFGEEKCLTVIPLFHVFGMTSCMNLSIRIGAESVILPKFDVNEVLKTIETEKPTMFPGVPTMYVALTNHPDAEKYNLGSIRTCNSGSAPMPIGLMKEFERKTGAKILEGYGLSEASPTTHVNPPFGERKPGSVGIGFPSTEYKIVDLGEGKIEVPFGESGELIIKGPQVMKGYWNLPEETANTLRNGWLYTGDIAKMDADGYVSIIDRKKDLIIASGYNIYPRDIEEVLYEHPSIMEAVIVGVPDPYRGETVKAVIVKKPGATLTEEEVTSYCQDEMAPYKVPKIIEFRNELPKTSVGKILRRSIRDEARQV, encoded by the coding sequence ATGAACGAAAAAAGTTGGACAAAGCATTACCCCGACTCCATTTCTAGTACGATTGATATCCCAAATGTTTCTCTACAAGACATGTTAACGAAAACAGTAAAAGACTATCCAGATCAGGTCGCACTCTCTTTTTATCATAAAAAAATAACGTATCGGGAACTTGGACATCTTTCATCCCTTTTCGGATCAGCCCTTCAGCATACTTGTGAAATGCAACCAAAGGATCGCGTTGCGCTTATGTTACCAAATTGTCCTCAGTTTGCGATTAGTTATTATGGCGTGTTGAAAGCCGGAGGTACGATTACCCAGATCAATCCGATGCTTGTAGAACGTGAACTTCAGTACATATTAGCTGATTCTGGAGCAGAAACGATGGTTATCTATGATGCTCTTTACCCAAGGTTGAAAGCTATACAGAACGAAACAAATGTGAAGAATGTCATTGTTGTTTCTCTTCAGCCTACTGAAGCGAATTTCGCTCCTGATTTTATTTTTGACCAGTTTATTCAAAGTGCACAGGAGCAACTAGAAGAGGTTTCGGTTGATCCTAAAGAGGACGTTGCCGTTCTTCAGTATACTGGCGGAACGACTGGAAGATCAAAAGGGGCTATGCTAACTCACCGTAATTTGATTGCAAATGTTGAGCAATGTCTCGAATTTTTTAAAGATGAATTCACATTTGGTGAAGAAAAATGTTTAACAGTCATTCCTTTGTTCCACGTTTTTGGAATGACATCGTGTATGAATTTATCGATTCGAATTGGGGCAGAGAGCGTCATTTTACCTAAGTTCGATGTTAATGAAGTTTTAAAAACAATAGAAACAGAGAAACCAACCATGTTTCCTGGTGTTCCAACAATGTATGTCGCTTTAACGAATCATCCAGATGCGGAAAAATATAATCTTGGAAGCATCCGAACGTGTAATAGCGGAAGCGCACCGATGCCGATTGGATTAATGAAAGAGTTTGAACGAAAAACTGGCGCTAAAATTCTTGAAGGATACGGCTTAAGTGAAGCTTCTCCGACGACGCATGTTAATCCACCTTTCGGTGAGCGTAAGCCTGGCAGTGTCGGCATCGGCTTTCCTTCGACAGAGTACAAAATTGTCGATCTAGGTGAAGGGAAAATAGAGGTGCCGTTTGGTGAATCCGGTGAGCTTATTATTAAAGGGCCACAGGTGATGAAAGGGTATTGGAATTTGCCAGAAGAAACAGCGAACACGTTGCGTAACGGATGGTTGTATACAGGAGATATTGCAAAAATGGATGCGGATGGTTATGTATCAATCATTGATCGAAAAAAAGATCTCATTATTGCTAGCGGCTATAACATTTACCCACGCGATATTGAAGAGGTTCTTTATGAACATCCAAGTATTATGGAGGCAGTAATTGTTGGCGTCCCAGATCCTTATCGCGGTGAGACTGTGAAGGCAGTAATTGTGAAGAAACCAGGAGCAACTTTGACGGAGGAGGAGGTTACTTCTTACTGTCAGGATGAAATGGCACCTTACAAGGTTCCGAAAATTATAGAATTTCGTAATGAGCTTCCTAAAACGAGTGTAGGGAAAATTTTAAGACGCTCCATCCGTGATGAAGCACGTCAGGTATAG
- a CDS encoding glucose 1-dehydrogenase, producing the protein MRLQDKIAIVTGGGGGIGRATALRFADEGARVVVSDIHAESGEETVEQVRKMGGDAIFVKTDTANEGEMKALVEECEQHYGGLDILFNNAGVSNEEVKLADVPVEEWDRVVSINLKGVFLGMKFSIPLMEKRNGGAIVNTSSLLGFKGKKYMAPYNASKGGVITLTKNAALEYGSKNIRVNAVCPGVIDTNIVTPWREDERKWPIISKANALKRIGQPEEIANAVLFLVSDEASYVTGTSLLVDGGGLTF; encoded by the coding sequence ATGAGGCTGCAGGATAAAATTGCAATTGTAACTGGAGGCGGTGGAGGAATCGGTCGAGCAACCGCACTTCGCTTTGCTGATGAAGGGGCAAGGGTAGTCGTCTCTGATATTCACGCAGAATCTGGAGAAGAAACTGTCGAACAAGTTCGTAAAATGGGTGGAGATGCCATATTTGTAAAAACGGACACGGCAAATGAAGGAGAAATGAAAGCGCTTGTAGAAGAGTGTGAACAGCACTATGGTGGCCTCGACATTCTTTTTAATAATGCAGGTGTTAGTAACGAAGAAGTGAAATTAGCGGATGTTCCTGTTGAGGAATGGGACCGTGTAGTGTCGATAAATTTGAAGGGTGTTTTCCTTGGAATGAAATTTAGTATTCCATTGATGGAAAAGAGAAATGGTGGCGCCATCGTTAACACTTCAAGTCTATTGGGTTTTAAAGGGAAAAAATATATGGCCCCTTATAACGCATCCAAAGGTGGGGTTATTACATTAACAAAAAATGCTGCACTCGAATACGGAAGTAAGAATATTCGAGTGAATGCCGTTTGTCCTGGAGTAATTGATACAAACATTGTGACACCATGGAGAGAAGATGAACGGAAATGGCCCATTATTTCGAAAGCCAATGCGCTTAAAAGGATAGGACAACCAGAGGAAATTGCAAACGCCGTGCTATTTCTAGTCTCGGATGAAGCCTCTTACGTTACAGGGACAAGTCTTCTTGTTGACGGAGGCGGATTAACGTTTTAA
- a CDS encoding thiolase family protein has protein sequence MNRDAVIVSSVRTPIGRQGGAFAGIQAHELGAIALREAVARINLEVESIDDVIFGNVIGGGGNIARLTALEAGLPLAIPGLTIDRQCGSGLNAINLAAQAIKSGDGDVYVVGGAESMSQAPYLMEKPSKPFSTMPPRFMKSRLSPEEIGDPPMGITAENLAEKYHITREEQDAFAQRSQERMGKAMAEGYFDSQIAPVHVPVRKGEPIKVTKDEHPRPETTIERLASLPAVFKKGGSVTAGSSSGLNDAASALIVMSREKAESLGLKPLAVVRGYAVSGVDPNIMGIGPVPATQKLLKQSGLSLEEMDLIEINEAFAAQVLACDRELKMNENVVNVNGGAIAHGHPLGATGAILATKAIYELDRREGRYALITACIGGGQGIATVLERE, from the coding sequence ATGAATCGTGATGCAGTTATTGTCTCAAGCGTCCGAACACCGATCGGAAGACAGGGAGGTGCGTTTGCTGGAATTCAAGCACATGAGCTTGGCGCAATCGCGCTTAGAGAAGCGGTAGCACGTATCAATTTAGAGGTTGAATCAATCGATGACGTGATCTTCGGAAACGTTATTGGTGGAGGAGGGAATATTGCGAGGCTAACAGCGTTGGAGGCCGGTCTTCCTCTTGCCATTCCAGGACTAACAATTGACCGCCAGTGTGGATCGGGATTGAATGCGATAAATCTGGCTGCACAAGCGATTAAATCAGGAGATGGAGATGTCTATGTCGTTGGTGGAGCAGAAAGCATGAGTCAGGCGCCATACTTAATGGAAAAACCATCTAAGCCATTTAGTACGATGCCTCCACGATTTATGAAATCACGCCTTTCTCCTGAGGAAATTGGCGATCCTCCTATGGGGATTACAGCGGAGAATTTGGCCGAAAAATATCACATTACTCGAGAAGAACAAGATGCTTTTGCACAAAGAAGTCAAGAACGAATGGGGAAAGCCATGGCTGAAGGTTATTTTGACTCCCAAATTGCTCCTGTTCATGTACCTGTCCGGAAAGGCGAGCCGATTAAAGTAACAAAGGATGAACATCCAAGACCTGAAACAACGATTGAACGTCTTGCTTCATTACCTGCCGTATTTAAAAAAGGCGGAAGCGTTACAGCTGGGTCAAGCTCTGGCTTAAACGATGCGGCGTCTGCTCTTATTGTGATGTCCCGTGAAAAAGCTGAAAGTCTTGGATTAAAACCACTTGCGGTAGTGAGAGGATATGCGGTTAGCGGAGTCGATCCGAATATCATGGGAATCGGTCCTGTTCCAGCTACGCAAAAATTATTGAAACAAAGCGGATTATCTCTCGAGGAAATGGATCTGATTGAGATTAATGAAGCTTTTGCCGCTCAGGTACTTGCTTGTGATCGTGAATTGAAGATGAATGAAAATGTTGTGAATGTAAACGGTGGCGCGATTGCACATGGTCATCCATTAGGTGCAACTGGAGCTATTTTAGCAACAAAAGCGATTTATGAGCTTGATCGTCGAGAAGGAAGATATGCGCTGATCACTGCTTGTATTGGTGGAGGTCAAGGAATAGCCACCGTTTTAGAGCGAGAATAA
- a CDS encoding SDR family oxidoreductase has product MNVMQLFDLTGKTAIVTGGGRGLGKQIAEGFAEAGANVVICSRKREACEAVSQELKEAGVKSLAFECDVTNQEQVQHVVDETMKEFGHIDILVNNSGASWGAPVVEMPLQAWHKVMEVNVTGTFLFAQAVGKEMIKQKSGKIINIASVAGLGGADPRYMDAIGYNTSKGAVITFTKDLAVKWGSYNINVNAIAPGFFPTKMSKGLIDAGGERMLETTPLNRFGTDDDLKGAALFLASNASNYVTGDILIVDGGQHAM; this is encoded by the coding sequence ATGAACGTAATGCAATTATTTGACTTAACAGGAAAGACAGCCATTGTAACAGGAGGAGGAAGAGGGCTTGGCAAGCAAATCGCTGAAGGATTTGCAGAGGCAGGTGCAAACGTTGTGATTTGTTCAAGGAAGCGGGAAGCTTGTGAAGCTGTAAGCCAAGAATTAAAAGAAGCTGGAGTAAAATCATTAGCATTTGAATGTGATGTAACAAACCAAGAACAAGTTCAACATGTCGTGGATGAAACAATGAAAGAATTTGGGCATATCGATATTCTCGTTAACAACAGCGGTGCTTCATGGGGGGCACCTGTAGTGGAAATGCCGCTTCAAGCCTGGCACAAAGTAATGGAGGTTAACGTCACTGGTACGTTCTTATTTGCCCAGGCAGTTGGGAAAGAAATGATTAAACAAAAAAGTGGAAAGATCATTAACATTGCTTCTGTAGCAGGTCTTGGCGGCGCTGACCCGCGCTACATGGATGCAATCGGTTATAACACGAGTAAAGGTGCAGTGATTACATTTACGAAAGACCTTGCTGTAAAGTGGGGGAGCTATAATATCAACGTTAATGCGATTGCACCAGGCTTTTTCCCTACAAAAATGTCCAAAGGTTTAATTGACGCTGGTGGTGAAAGGATGCTAGAAACGACCCCATTGAATCGATTTGGAACAGATGATGATCTGAAAGGTGCGGCGCTTTTTCTTGCATCAAATGCTTCGAATTACGTAACAGGCGATATTTTAATTGTAGATGGTGGACAACATGCAATGTAA